Proteins from one Listeria weihenstephanensis genomic window:
- a CDS encoding RHS repeat-associated core domain-containing protein, which yields MSYTYDKLDRVTAMRDARGNESKMKYDGNENVTETTDAKGQKEQFKYDALDRMTTAKNRLGQTSTYTYDKVDNLTEIKDAKGFVTKYSYNDRSDMVKEVTPEGRTEKYAYRLDGSLQSETKPDGSKTTYKYDELNNLVEQQFDGGGYKYTYDENDEIKTATSKDGTATFAYNKYGDVTAVKDANGETLKYEYDTIGRKTALIYPDGTRVTYRYDDTNQLTDVIEADGKKTTYDYDANGLPLAIHYSNGTKTTYRYSAIGETEHVETSNKAGKAIASFDYTYDENGNVTKETINQNGTKQVKTHTYDADDQLIDTTIKAGKNTEVITYIYDANGNRTKLKRVKNGKKTIEDYHYDDDNVLAMIQADGDADTTYTHDKNGNITKKALRSGKVETYTYNGENQLIQSADNEGHITTYSYDAFGNRIGKETITDKTKEVQGTLSEWITTYDKQAKDKLKVTPGKTATEGTTTKQKESTTKTESLAKQLEKRASGDFEGCSPIAGEGTDVVTKDNSTKTMTSEEGTTTKTKDGIQGKTELKESDGNSSTSTERTTETTKSVGYQAISTIRYINDLTQEYTQVAQLDETTEDNGETTETSTDYRFGEDDQILGTEDESYHENGLTDIATTSDGEESTNYDYTDYGTAIAAAPMANQIGYRAQMHDTSDSQNLRARNYDTNTGRFLQADSYRGALDDPRSQNRYIYGGNNPTSFDDPSGHFMNWLKKKAKKAKAKVKKGMKKLGNSIKKGVKKVTKSIKKSVKKVKRVFKKAKKVVQKINKTFKRAKKKAVTKVKRAAAKFYKAAKKSVKQVKKITKKIYKKAKHTIVKQAKKISKKVKSFVQPIKRAGLKALAKASSKIKNIGKTIQATLKARKAVLAQAKKKKAAETARKAKAYQALCKGKTFVAIQNTGFQDPTAKEGYPKPGEVWAFDAKGNIDKKKSAELSKKLGNWSTLALGLVIPVSGEEIVAGLLIKAAGKTVVKYMPKAVLNIGPKAAATVKTLLSKLKKKEAAPRYIKFNIQHFAGSGIAKSFERKISKMAAGDRVAAVKKMAEDVMAKNGWSEVGRNIKNKNPGRIIYTDNKNYYSVDTQHGRFEVLNKRGKHQGEIDMDLNKVSNKPADKSGRHDINVK from the coding sequence GTGAGCTATACGTACGATAAATTGGACCGCGTGACGGCGATGCGAGATGCACGCGGCAACGAGTCGAAAATGAAGTACGACGGCAACGAGAACGTGACGGAAACCACGGATGCGAAAGGTCAGAAGGAACAGTTTAAATATGATGCGCTGGATCGGATGACGACAGCGAAGAACCGCTTAGGCCAGACATCGACTTATACGTATGACAAAGTGGATAATCTGACGGAGATTAAAGATGCGAAAGGTTTTGTGACGAAATACAGCTACAACGACCGCAGCGATATGGTCAAGGAAGTGACGCCAGAGGGCAGAACCGAGAAATACGCGTATCGCCTCGACGGTTCCCTTCAATCCGAAACGAAACCAGATGGCAGCAAGACCACCTACAAATACGATGAACTGAACAATCTGGTGGAGCAACAATTTGACGGAGGCGGCTACAAATACACCTACGACGAAAACGACGAAATCAAAACCGCCACATCCAAAGACGGCACAGCGACCTTCGCGTATAACAAATACGGCGATGTAACAGCGGTCAAAGATGCCAATGGCGAAACCCTGAAATACGAATACGATACCATCGGGCGCAAAACAGCATTGATCTACCCAGACGGCACCCGCGTGACCTACCGCTATGACGACACGAATCAGTTAACCGACGTCATCGAAGCAGACGGCAAGAAAACGACCTACGACTACGACGCCAACGGTTTACCACTCGCGATTCACTACAGCAACGGCACCAAAACAACATACCGTTACTCCGCGATTGGCGAAACCGAACACGTCGAAACAAGCAACAAAGCCGGCAAAGCCATCGCGTCGTTCGATTACACCTACGATGAAAACGGCAATGTCACCAAAGAAACGATCAACCAAAACGGCACGAAACAAGTCAAAACCCACACCTACGACGCCGACGATCAACTCATAGACACCACGATAAAAGCAGGCAAAAACACCGAGGTCATCACGTATATTTATGACGCCAACGGAAACCGAACCAAACTAAAACGCGTCAAAAACGGCAAAAAAACCATTGAGGATTACCACTACGATGACGACAATGTCCTCGCGATGATCCAAGCCGACGGAGACGCAGACACGACTTACACCCACGACAAAAACGGAAACATTACCAAAAAAGCGTTAAGAAGTGGTAAAGTAGAAACATACACCTACAACGGTGAAAACCAACTTATCCAATCCGCCGACAACGAGGGCCACATCACGACATACAGCTACGACGCATTCGGCAATCGGATTGGCAAAGAAACGATCACCGACAAAACAAAAGAAGTCCAAGGCACACTCAGCGAATGGATCACCACCTACGATAAACAAGCCAAAGACAAACTCAAAGTAACACCAGGAAAAACGGCCACAGAAGGCACGACAACGAAGCAAAAAGAGTCCACAACTAAAACCGAGAGCCTAGCCAAACAACTCGAAAAACGCGCGTCTGGCGATTTTGAAGGGTGCTCTCCGATCGCAGGAGAAGGTACTGACGTCGTGACGAAAGACAACAGCACGAAAACAATGACATCCGAAGAAGGCACAACAACGAAAACGAAAGACGGCATTCAAGGCAAAACCGAGCTAAAAGAAAGCGATGGCAACAGCTCGACAAGCACTGAGCGCACGACAGAAACAACCAAATCCGTTGGATATCAAGCAATCAGCACCATTCGCTACATCAACGACTTAACCCAAGAATACACGCAAGTAGCACAACTCGACGAAACCACCGAAGACAACGGCGAAACGACGGAAACCAGCACCGATTATCGCTTTGGCGAAGACGACCAAATCCTCGGAACCGAAGACGAAAGCTATCACGAAAACGGCTTGACGGATATCGCGACGACATCAGATGGTGAAGAAAGTACCAATTACGACTACACCGATTATGGTACAGCCATCGCAGCCGCACCAATGGCCAACCAAATTGGATACCGCGCGCAAATGCATGACACCAGCGACAGTCAAAATCTACGCGCACGGAATTATGACACGAATACAGGCCGATTCCTACAGGCCGACAGCTACCGGGGCGCCCTAGACGACCCACGAAGCCAAAACCGCTACATTTACGGCGGTAATAATCCAACCTCCTTTGACGATCCGAGCGGTCACTTCATGAATTGGCTGAAGAAAAAAGCGAAAAAGGCAAAAGCTAAAGTCAAAAAAGGTATGAAGAAACTCGGCAATAGCATCAAAAAAGGCGTGAAAAAAGTCACCAAGAGCATCAAGAAAAGCGTCAAGAAAGTCAAGCGCGTCTTCAAAAAGGCCAAAAAAGTCGTTCAAAAAATCAATAAGACTTTCAAACGTGCCAAGAAAAAAGCTGTCACAAAAGTTAAACGAGCAGCAGCGAAATTCTACAAAGCAGCTAAAAAATCTGTGAAGCAAGTCAAAAAGATAACCAAAAAAATATACAAAAAAGCAAAACACACGATCGTGAAACAAGCAAAGAAAATCAGCAAGAAAGTGAAAAGTTTTGTCCAACCAATCAAACGAGCAGGCTTAAAAGCATTGGCAAAAGCATCAAGCAAAATCAAAAACATTGGCAAAACCATCCAAGCAACGCTGAAAGCAAGAAAAGCAGTGCTTGCCCAAGCCAAGAAGAAAAAAGCCGCAGAAACAGCAAGAAAAGCCAAAGCCTACCAAGCGCTCTGTAAAGGTAAGACATTCGTAGCTATTCAAAATACTGGCTTTCAAGATCCAACCGCCAAGGAAGGCTATCCAAAACCAGGCGAAGTATGGGCATTTGATGCGAAAGGAAACATCGATAAGAAGAAAAGCGCAGAGCTTTCTAAGAAACTGGGAAATTGGAGTACATTAGCTTTAGGTCTCGTTATTCCTGTTTCTGGCGAAGAAATAGTAGCAGGTCTCCTTATTAAAGCAGCGGGTAAAACAGTAGTAAAATACATGCCTAAAGCTGTCCTGAATATCGGACCAAAAGCAGCAGCGACAGTAAAAACGTTATTAAGTAAATTGAAAAAGAAAGAAGCTGCCCCAAGATATATCAAATTTAACATTCAACATTTTGCAGGCTCAGGTATTGCAAAATCTTTCGAGAGGAAAATTAGTAAAATGGCAGCTGGAGACCGAGTGGCTGCAGTGAAAAAAATGGCTGAAGATGTTATGGCTAAAAATGGATGGTCAGAAGTAGGTAGAAATATCAAGAATAAAAATCCAGGTAGGATAATTTATACTGATAATAAAAATTATTATTCAGTAGACACTCAACATGGCCGATTCGAAGTGTTAAATAAGAGAGGTAAGCACCAAGGAGAAATTGATATGGATCTAAACAAAGTTTCAAATAAACCAGCAGATAAATCAGGGAGGCACGATATTAATGTTAAATAA
- a CDS encoding RHS repeat domain-containing protein, with the protein MLNRYDTAGHLTVETDKRKNTTVYTYDDADNILTAKEPAGITSKFEYDLLGNVLKEIDANGKATINPSRLL; encoded by the coding sequence TTGCTGAATCGCTATGATACAGCTGGTCATTTGACGGTGGAAACAGATAAGCGCAAGAACACGACGGTTTATACGTACGATGATGCGGATAACATTTTGACAGCAAAAGAACCCGCAGGCATTACGTCTAAATTTGAATATGATTTGCTCGGAAATGTGTTGAAAGAAATCGATGCGAACGGCAAAGCGACAATCAATCCAAGCAGGCTATTGTGA
- a CDS encoding RNA 2'-phosphotransferase yields the protein MNSKDYSKLSKEISYALRHAPWEFELELDDEGFTLIEPLLKSLREIEGWQDITQDDVEKMISYSHKKRHEIVGDKIRAFYGHSTPSKVMKEEAIPPMYLYHGTSPDYINDIRNEGLLPKSRQYVHLSQDMETARLVGKRKNAFPVILTIDTKMATEYGSKFYLGNEMVWLADKISSNCISFTE from the coding sequence ATGAATAGTAAGGATTACTCAAAGTTGAGCAAAGAAATATCTTATGCACTGCGTCATGCCCCTTGGGAGTTTGAATTGGAGCTGGATGATGAGGGTTTCACTCTGATAGAGCCATTATTAAAATCTTTAAGAGAAATAGAGGGGTGGCAAGATATTACACAAGATGACGTTGAAAAGATGATCTCTTATTCTCATAAAAAAAGACATGAGATCGTTGGCGATAAAATAAGGGCTTTTTATGGACACTCTACTCCAAGTAAGGTTATGAAGGAAGAAGCCATTCCACCAATGTATTTATATCACGGAACATCTCCAGATTATATAAATGATATAAGAAATGAGGGGCTTCTCCCAAAATCTAGGCAGTATGTCCATTTGTCACAAGATATGGAAACTGCTCGCTTAGTTGGAAAGAGAAAAAATGCTTTTCCAGTTATATTAACAATTGACACTAAGATGGCTACAGAGTATGGTAGTAAATTTTATCTTGGAAATGAGATGGTTTGGCTAGCTGATAAGATTTCTAGCAATTGTATTTCATTTACAGAGTAA